The Candidatus Sulfotelmatobacter sp. region AGCGCAGCGGCAGCCCCCCATAAACCGGAAGACCCGCAATCTCACCGACTGCGTCCCTGCGAAGGGTCCCTGGAAGTAGCCGAGTTGGCATCGATGTGCAATCCTTGCCCAGCGGTAATTCCAGGCGGATAACAGTTCCCATCCCGGTTGTAATTCGTGCACCGCCCGGCCACATCCTTGCGCCGCGGGGACTGCGCAAACTGCCACACTTCCGCGAAATCCACTCCGCTCTGCGCCGGGCTCGGCGGACTCGACGGAAAGGCACATCCCGGCGCCGGCGGACACGCATCATTAATCGCCCAATACGCGATCTCGCGCTTTCCTGCGCTCTGCCGAATATCTTCCGCGGTCACGACATTCCCATCATCTCCAGCGGGAATGCCCGAACAATAAACCCCAGCCCGAAACCCCGCCGCCGCAACGCCATCGACCCAGGCAAAAATGTAAGCCTTCTGCTCCGGCAGCATGCGCCCGCCCTGCTCCTGGTCGAGAAAAATAATGGTCGCCGCCGGAAAGCCTTCGCGCCGCGCCGCCACCACCGCAGCCCGAGCATCTGATCGCCCGAGTCGAGTGGCGTTGGCCACAGTTTTCAACTGCGCGTAAAGCCGCCCGTTGAACAGCACCAGAAATCCAAATTCCGCCGACTCCAGGGCCGCCCGGTGCCCCTCCCACGAATTCGATGAAGCTCCCGGAGGATTGTTCAGCCAATATCCGCTATAGGAAAAAGTCTGCCGCAGAGTCTTGAGGTTGGCGTCGCCCGGATAGTCGTTGCGATCGAAACCGAGATAGGTCTGAGTTTGAGCCTGCGCCGGCACCCCCAGTATTGTCAAAATTAATGCCGCAGGAAAGAAGAGAAGGAGGCTCGGCACTAACGCGCCCCCTTATAAAAGTATTCGCCCAAGCCGATGGTGAACATCCAGCATCCATAGAGCGCGTGCTCGAATGACGAAGTGAACAGTGATCCCGTCTGCGCATACCGCCACGCAAACAAGAGTCCGCCAACAAAAGTGAGGCCCACCGCAATGGGATTGCGAAAAATAATATGCACGAATGAGAACGCGATCGCACTCAGCATAATCAGAATCGCCGGATCGGCAAACAGCCCGCGATAGCGCTCAAAGAAAAATGCCCGGTAGACAATTCCCTGCGGGTAGACCGAGAGCACGGGATATAGAACCATCACCAGCGCCCAGAACACGGGCGCGCGCCGCACGAAATTGAACAGTAATCCCGGGGCCAGAAAATATACCGCTGCGCCGACCAGCAACGCAGCTCCGGCAAATATGGCGAAGATTTGCGCGGCCGACGCCGGCAGCACTCCTGGGTTCCACAGCATCCGGCGATCGAATCCCTTATCGCCCCACAACCGGTACAGGCAGTACGCCGCCAGCACCCACAGCGCGGGAATCGGCGGAATCGGAATCAGCCGAAAACGAAAAATCAGCGGCAGGCCCACAAACAGCGCGATCATTTCCGCGATCAGCCAGAAATGCGGTAAAGCGTGCGCCGCTCCGGGCATTCCGTTCGCCGTCCTATCCCCCAATGTGCACCATCGTCCGCGAGGCCGGCACAAAACCCGGCTCGCCAATATGGTGCCGCTCTTCTTTTTGCGCCACCACTCCGCAGATAAATTCCTCCAACTCTTCGTCCGATGCCCCGCGGCGCATCTGCGCGTGGAGATCGTGGTCCCATACCGAAAACAGGCAGGTGCGAATCTTGCCATCGCTGGTGATGCGGATGCGGCTGCAATGTCCGCAGAACGGATGTGACACCGGGGCGATGATTCCAATCTCGCCGATACCGTCTTCAAAGCGATAGCGCCGCGCCGTCTCCGAATGCGCATGCGGAATCTCCACTAGCGGCCGATACTCGGCCATGCGCGCCAGAATTTCGTCGAGCGTTACCACTGTCGAAGGCGACCATGTGCGACCCTCTTCCAGCGGCATGAACTCGATGAACCGGACCGTGACGCCCTCTTCGCGCGCGAACATCCCGAATGGGATGATCTGGTCTTCATTGAATCCGCGCATCAGCACGCAATTCACCTTAAGGGGCCACAGCCCCGCCCGGCGCGCCGCCCGAATCCCCGCCAGGACGTGATCGTATCCATTCGCCACCCGCGTGATGCGCGCAAAACGATCGGGATCGACCGCATCCATCGACACCGTGACTCGCGTCAGCCCCGCATCCTTCAACGGCTGCGCCATCTCCGCCAGCATGTGCCCATTGGTGGTCAGCGCAATATCGAGCGACTCAGCATCGAGAGGGAGGTTGGGTGCAACTGGTGCTTTCGGCGTATGCACGGACGGGAAGGGCACGGCTTGAGCCGTGCCGTTAGAGCCGTTATCGGAATCGGGCTTTAGCCCCTGGAACCCCAACCGCGCCAACTCGCGCACAAACTCGACCACGCCCCTGCGCAACAACGGCTCTCCGCCGGTCAACCTAACCTTGCGGATCCCCATCCCCACCAGCACCCGCGCCATCCGCAAATAATCCTCAAACGGCAGGTCGCCATACAGCGCGCCTTCATTCCCCGTGCGGCAGTACACACACTTGTAGTTACACCGATCGGTAATGGAAATCCGAAGGTCGGTAATCGCGCGCCCGAATTTGTCGCGAAGAAGCAAGATAGTCGTTGGTCGTTGGTCGTTGGCCGTCGGTTGCGGTCGTTGGCCGATCGACACGCGACGACATTCCTACTTCGATTATAGTTGGATTGAGGAATGACGGAGAGCAATGGCGGATAAAGTATCCGGCCCGCGGTGGGCGTTTTGGCCGCACGACCGACGACCGACGACGTTTTGGCTAACGGCTAACGACCAACGACCAACGACTGCCTTATTTCAGTTCCCTCTCAATCGCCGCCTCAGCCAGCGGCGCCATAATCTTGAACCCCGCCGCGTTGGGATGCAGTCCGTCATCGGCGAGATCCTTCTTCATCAATCCTTTGTCGTCAACCATGGCGCTGAAATAGTCCAGGTAAACGCAGCCATTTGCGGGAATCACGCAGTAAGCCCGCAGCCAGTTATTCAGCAGAAGAATTTTCTCCACCGAGCGTTGCGCAAAAAAATCCTTCGACTCCTCCGTATAGTTGTGCACCGGCAGCACCGACGAATAAATCACTTTGATATTGTTCACCCGCGCCAGTTCCGCGAGCGAAGCGTAGTCCGCTTCAATGTCTTCGATCCGCATCGGGCCGGTGTTCCCGGCAATGTCGTTGGTCCCAGCCAGAATAACTACAACCTTCGGGTCCAGATGAATCACATCCTGCCGAAAGCGCACCAGCATCTGCGGTGTGGTCTGCCCGCCAATGCCGCGATTGACGTACGGCTTGCCGGGAAAATATTCGCCGAGATGCCATATATCGGTGATCGAATCGCCAAAAAACACGACGCGATCCTCGCCACGCTTCGGCGCCGTGAGCGCGGCGTTAGCAGCTCGGTAGCGTTCCAGTTGGCCGAAGTCGTCGGTGAAAACAGCGATCCGCCTCAAACGGTACTGGTCGAGCCCGCCAAAGCCGGTGCTTGGAATCGAAAGCGGAGCTGGGGAAGTCGCCGGCGCGGCGGGCGCCGGTGCGCCAGACTGCTGCGCAAAAGAAACAACAACAAAAGTTATGACAGCCAAAAATTGCGTGAAGATGCAGACTGGTCTTAGGTGCATGTTTGCCTCGGACACAGCATAGCCCAGCCTACGCCTTCGACAAAGCGACCGGACTTTGGCCCCAATTCAGCGTCTGCCCGCGAGCGCCTTCGCGATCGCCTTCTCCGCCAGCGGCGCCATGATCTTGTACCCCGCGTCATTGGGATGCAGCCCGTCATCGGCCAACTCGTGCTTGAGCATTCCCTTACTATCCACCAACGCGGAGAAATAGTCGAGGTGCACCAGATCATTTCTGGCGCAGTAATTTTTGAGCCACGCGTTCAGCGCCAAAATTCTTTCGCGCGGACGCAGCGCAAACGATTCCTTTGCGTCCGCTGTGTAGTTGTGTACCGGGAGCACGGACGCGAACACCATCCGAATGCCGTGCGCCTGCGCCAACTCAGCCATTGACGCATAGTTAGCCTCGATGTCCTCGTTGCGCGCGGGCCCGGTGACTCCCGCGAGGTCATTGGTCCCAGCCAGCACGACCAACACTTTAGGATGCAGATCGATCACATCCTGGCGGAAGCGCACCAGCATCTCGGGCGTAGTCTGCCCGTCGATCCCTCGGTTGATGTACGGTTTGCCCGGAAAATATTCCGCCAGCTTCCAGTAATCGGTGATGGAGTCGCCAATAAAGATGACCCGATTCTCGCCATGCACAGGCGGCGCCAGCTTAGCGTTGTCTTCGCGATAGCGCCCCAGTTGCCCGAAGTCGTCGGTATAGATAGCAATGCGGGACGCTCGGTACTCATCCAGTCCAGGGTACCCGGTTGAGGGAATCGAGGGAGCAGGCTGCTGCGCGAATGCGGACACAGTAAACAACAAGATTGCTGTGAATTGCGAGACTGCGCAGGACTCCTTCGAGCGCACTTTGGCCCCCCCCAGAAAAACTTGCGCTTCAAATAATATCAGCGAGGTGAGCTTCGACACGACCCCGATCTGTCTCACAGGCGTTCGAAACTCAAGCCGAACTCTACAAGATATGCTCAATTTCCACGCCGCCCCACTTGTCCTTCAGATACTCGGCGACTAGCCTGCGATGGCAGTGCTCCGGCGTGGGTTCGCTGCACAGCAGGCAGCCTCCGTCGATCAACTCGCGCGCTACATTCTCTTCCACTTTGCGCTCGGCCATCAATGCCAGAAAATCTCGCTCATACTCCCGCCAATCGCCGCGCTTCTTCTTATACGCGTCCAGCATTTCGTGAGTCGGCGCGAGTTCCGGCAAATGCAAATATCGGATGGAGAGGATCGACTCGCAAAAAAATTTCAGATCCTCGCGCTTGGAAAACCCGGCCAGCTGCGAAACGTTGTTCAACCGCACGTCGATCAGCCGCACCAGTCCCGGACGCCGCATTTTGCCGAAGAACTCCCGCGCCGGCTTCTTGGTAAATCCAATCGTAAAAAGCTTCACAGACGCAGCCTCCGCCTAAGCCACGGGATGATGCGCTGGACAATTCTGCGGTGATTCGCTCCCGCAATGATATCCTCATCCGGAGAGGTCGTATGAGTACCGCCAAACAAGATGTCGAACTGCTCCTGAACAAACTTCCGGACAACAGCTCCATCGAGGATATTCAATACCACCTCTACGTCCTCGACAAAGTGCGCCGCGGCCTTGAAGACACAAAAGTCAATGGCACACTTTCTCAGGAAGAAGTCGAGCTTCGCCTCAGCAAATGGCTCACCGAGTAGATTGGTCTCGGCGCGCTCTTCAAGATATCGAAGCAATCGCCGAATACATAGGCGCTGATTCTCCCACCT contains the following coding sequences:
- a CDS encoding glycoside hydrolase domain-containing protein — translated: MTILGVPAQAQTQTYLGFDRNDYPGDANLKTLRQTFSYSGYWLNNPPGASSNSWEGHRAALESAEFGFLVLFNGRLYAQLKTVANATRLGRSDARAAVVAARREGFPAATIIFLDQEQGGRMLPEQKAYIFAWVDGVAAAGFRAGVYCSGIPAGDDGNVVTAEDIRQSAGKREIAYWAINDACPPAPGCAFPSSPPSPAQSGVDFAEVWQFAQSPRRKDVAGRCTNYNRDGNCYPPGITAGQGLHIDANSATSRDPSQGRSR
- a CDS encoding CPBP family intramembrane glutamic endopeptidase, with amino-acid sequence MPGAAHALPHFWLIAEMIALFVGLPLIFRFRLIPIPPIPALWVLAAYCLYRLWGDKGFDRRMLWNPGVLPASAAQIFAIFAGAALLVGAAVYFLAPGLLFNFVRRAPVFWALVMVLYPVLSVYPQGIVYRAFFFERYRGLFADPAILIMLSAIAFSFVHIIFRNPIAVGLTFVGGLLFAWRYAQTGSLFTSSFEHALYGCWMFTIGLGEYFYKGAR
- the moaA gene encoding GTP 3',8-cyclase MoaA, encoding MLLRDKFGRAITDLRISITDRCNYKCVYCRTGNEGALYGDLPFEDYLRMARVLVGMGIRKVRLTGGEPLLRRGVVEFVRELARLGFQGLKPDSDNGSNGTAQAVPFPSVHTPKAPVAPNLPLDAESLDIALTTNGHMLAEMAQPLKDAGLTRVTVSMDAVDPDRFARITRVANGYDHVLAGIRAARRAGLWPLKVNCVLMRGFNEDQIIPFGMFAREEGVTVRFIEFMPLEEGRTWSPSTVVTLDEILARMAEYRPLVEIPHAHSETARRYRFEDGIGEIGIIAPVSHPFCGHCSRIRITSDGKIRTCLFSVWDHDLHAQMRRGASDEELEEFICGVVAQKEERHHIGEPGFVPASRTMVHIGG
- a CDS encoding SGNH/GDSL hydrolase family protein; this encodes MHLRPVCIFTQFLAVITFVVVSFAQQSGAPAPAAPATSPAPLSIPSTGFGGLDQYRLRRIAVFTDDFGQLERYRAANAALTAPKRGEDRVVFFGDSITDIWHLGEYFPGKPYVNRGIGGQTTPQMLVRFRQDVIHLDPKVVVILAGTNDIAGNTGPMRIEDIEADYASLAELARVNNIKVIYSSVLPVHNYTEESKDFFAQRSVEKILLLNNWLRAYCVIPANGCVYLDYFSAMVDDKGLMKKDLADDGLHPNAAGFKIMAPLAEAAIERELK
- a CDS encoding SGNH/GDSL hydrolase family protein, coding for MRQIGVVSKLTSLILFEAQVFLGGAKVRSKESCAVSQFTAILLFTVSAFAQQPAPSIPSTGYPGLDEYRASRIAIYTDDFGQLGRYREDNAKLAPPVHGENRVIFIGDSITDYWKLAEYFPGKPYINRGIDGQTTPEMLVRFRQDVIDLHPKVLVVLAGTNDLAGVTGPARNEDIEANYASMAELAQAHGIRMVFASVLPVHNYTADAKESFALRPRERILALNAWLKNYCARNDLVHLDYFSALVDSKGMLKHELADDGLHPNDAGYKIMAPLAEKAIAKALAGRR
- a CDS encoding DUF488 domain-containing protein, whose product is MKLFTIGFTKKPAREFFGKMRRPGLVRLIDVRLNNVSQLAGFSKREDLKFFCESILSIRYLHLPELAPTHEMLDAYKKKRGDWREYERDFLALMAERKVEENVARELIDGGCLLCSEPTPEHCHRRLVAEYLKDKWGGVEIEHIL